A single genomic interval of Mucilaginibacter robiniae harbors:
- a CDS encoding glycosyltransferase has protein sequence MNENNMIKGRDILIVGQQPWDVEIGSNCKNIALEFSKHNRVLYINSPLDRITLFKHKNISAVQKRLQVIKGKANGLVKIQDNIWNLYPDEVIESINWIKNDIIYSFLNRINNHRFARSIQKAIKQLGFQDYILFNDNDMFRSFYLKEILEPAISIYYSRDYMLAVDYWKLHGRKLEPELIAKSDVCVANSTYLANYCRQYNPNSYYVGQGCDLGLFTGYNRQNSPPQDIAGISHPIIGYVGALQSIRLNMDLIKHIAQQRPDWNVVLVGPEDEQFKVGDLHKMPNVHFLGAKDPELLPAYINAFDVCINPQLFNEVTVGNYPRKIDEYLALGKPTVATRTDAMSVFEEHVYLGTTPNDYLQLIQKALIENSEALAQERISFAATHTWENNVNEIYQAIEQTLSVQA, from the coding sequence ATGAACGAAAACAATATGATTAAAGGTAGAGACATTCTGATTGTAGGCCAGCAACCCTGGGATGTTGAAATTGGCAGCAACTGCAAAAACATTGCGCTTGAGTTTAGTAAGCATAACCGGGTTTTGTACATTAACTCGCCGTTAGACAGAATTACGCTGTTTAAGCATAAGAATATTTCCGCAGTACAAAAACGTCTTCAGGTAATAAAAGGTAAAGCCAATGGGCTGGTAAAAATACAGGATAACATCTGGAACCTTTACCCGGATGAAGTTATTGAATCTATTAACTGGATTAAGAATGACATCATCTACTCTTTTTTGAACAGAATTAACAACCATCGTTTTGCCCGTTCTATACAAAAAGCTATTAAACAACTTGGATTTCAAGATTATATATTGTTTAACGACAATGATATGTTCAGAAGCTTTTACTTGAAAGAGATTCTGGAACCAGCCATAAGCATCTATTATTCGCGCGATTATATGCTGGCAGTTGATTACTGGAAGCTACATGGCCGCAAACTGGAACCAGAGTTAATAGCCAAAAGTGACGTATGTGTAGCTAACTCTACTTACTTAGCTAATTACTGTCGCCAATATAACCCTAACTCCTACTATGTTGGCCAAGGCTGTGACTTGGGTTTATTTACAGGCTATAACCGGCAGAATTCGCCACCTCAGGATATAGCGGGTATCTCCCATCCTATTATCGGCTACGTAGGTGCTTTGCAAAGTATCAGGCTGAATATGGATTTAATAAAGCACATCGCTCAACAAAGACCTGACTGGAACGTGGTATTAGTAGGTCCGGAGGATGAACAATTTAAAGTTGGCGATTTACATAAAATGCCTAACGTTCATTTTTTAGGTGCTAAAGATCCAGAACTATTACCAGCATATATTAATGCATTTGATGTATGTATTAATCCTCAGTTGTTTAACGAAGTTACAGTCGGAAATTATCCGCGCAAAATAGATGAATATCTTGCTTTAGGCAAGCCTACTGTTGCTACCCGTACAGATGCGATGAGCGTATTTGAAGAGCACGTTTACTTAGGTACTACACCTAACGATTACCTGCAACTAATACAAAAAGCTTTAATTGAGAACAGTGAGGCTTTAGCGCAAGAAAGGATCAGCTTTGCAGCTACACATACCTGGGAAAACAATGTCAACGAAATTTACCAAGCGATTGAACAAACCTTAAGTGTGCAAGCTTAA
- a CDS encoding glycosyltransferase: protein MPVSTFPEVTLLVTHYNRSQSLERLLQTFQNQQIVFGGIVVSDDGSKPEHLNRLKSLQSVYNYNLVTTPVNKGLGNNINKGQDAVTTPYTLYIQEDFDPYKNYGVHLSDALSIMQERKDIDLVRFYAYFKYPYLKPYRNGFSEMVFKIWYLGYRKFHCYSDHPHLRRTSFFKKFGRYPEGLKGDRTEFLMAISFLKNKGKGMFYEDYKGLFDQVNSSDEPSTMTRSDLRQSGNVLISMLRGIYRNVKHTWEVLF from the coding sequence ATGCCTGTCAGCACCTTTCCGGAAGTTACTTTATTAGTTACTCATTATAATCGTAGTCAGTCGTTAGAGCGACTATTACAGACTTTTCAAAATCAGCAAATTGTTTTTGGCGGTATTGTCGTATCTGATGATGGGAGTAAACCTGAACACCTGAACCGTTTAAAATCTTTGCAGTCGGTGTATAATTACAATTTAGTTACCACTCCTGTAAACAAAGGCTTAGGGAACAACATAAACAAAGGTCAGGATGCAGTAACAACGCCTTATACACTATATATACAAGAAGATTTTGATCCTTACAAAAATTATGGAGTTCATTTGAGTGATGCATTATCTATTATGCAGGAGCGTAAGGATATTGACTTGGTTAGGTTTTATGCTTATTTCAAATACCCGTATTTGAAGCCTTATAGAAATGGGTTTTCAGAAATGGTATTTAAAATATGGTATCTAGGCTATCGTAAGTTTCATTGCTACAGCGATCATCCACATTTAAGAAGAACCAGTTTTTTTAAAAAGTTCGGCCGCTATCCTGAAGGATTGAAAGGCGATCGTACGGAATTTTTAATGGCTATATCTTTCCTAAAAAATAAAGGTAAGGGAATGTTTTATGAAGATTACAAAGGTTTATTTGATCAAGTGAACTCATCGGATGAGCCTAGTACTATGACGCGTAGCGATTTACGTCAGAGTGGTAACGTATTGATTTCAATGTTGCGTGGTATTTACCGTAATGTAAAGCACACTTGGGAAGTGCTATTTTAA
- a CDS encoding glycosyltransferase family 2 protein → MDVNEIAFPEVTLLITHYNRSQSLERLLQTFKTQQMVFGGIVVSDDGSKPEHLNRLKALQPEYGYKLVTTPVNKGLGNNINKGQDAVTTPYTLYVQEDFEPKPAFVQHFKDALAFMKADLGLDIARFYAYFSYPYIKSYGKGFAEMLFKSSILASNHLKFYVYSDHPHLRRSNFLEKFGRYPEGIKGDLTEYGMAKSFIQHNGRGLFFENFNDLFYQKNSSDEPSTMNRASWRESKNPLALALRAVYLQFKLIRWTYDVLYKR, encoded by the coding sequence ATGGATGTAAACGAAATAGCCTTCCCAGAAGTTACTTTATTAATTACACACTACAATCGTAGCCAATCATTAGAACGATTGCTGCAAACTTTTAAAACCCAACAGATGGTTTTTGGTGGTATTGTAGTATCTGACGATGGAAGTAAACCGGAACATCTGAATCGTTTAAAAGCTTTGCAGCCAGAGTATGGGTATAAGCTGGTTACTACACCTGTAAATAAGGGTTTGGGTAATAACATCAATAAAGGTCAGGATGCGGTAACTACTCCATATACCTTGTATGTGCAGGAAGATTTTGAACCCAAGCCAGCGTTTGTACAACATTTTAAAGATGCATTGGCCTTTATGAAAGCTGACCTGGGGTTAGATATTGCTCGATTTTATGCCTATTTCAGTTACCCATATATAAAAAGCTATGGTAAAGGCTTTGCCGAAATGTTATTCAAATCATCAATACTGGCCAGTAATCATTTGAAGTTTTACGTGTACAGCGATCACCCGCATTTGCGACGTAGCAACTTCCTTGAAAAGTTTGGCCGTTATCCTGAAGGAATCAAAGGCGACCTTACCGAATATGGTATGGCTAAATCCTTCATACAGCACAATGGTCGGGGACTGTTTTTTGAAAACTTTAACGACTTGTTTTATCAAAAAAATTCATCTGATGAACCAAGTACCATGAACCGTGCAAGCTGGCGGGAAAGTAAAAATCCATTAGCTCTAGCTCTACGTGCCGTTTACTTACAGTTTAAACTCATACGCTGGACGTATGATGTATTGTACAAGCGTTAA